The proteins below come from a single Anguilla rostrata isolate EN2019 chromosome 3, ASM1855537v3, whole genome shotgun sequence genomic window:
- the LOC135249689 gene encoding lysine-specific demethylase 3B-like, translating into MGDSLGLVGKRLLLLFRDGGSSAGPEQEQAVWTRSWVRGTVRAVSVIGLASPGVEVSGEEGTTTATAAAGLTVFVEFEDCPWRARSWVQVYGDEVLAVLVESSIVWATRSEPNLPGPGVAPVSVCPALAFRPLVDRLGLGSLVPVEFFGSRILNFVPDGNSLQPFEVEQDLRHALLQEQPSLQTEVGLWSSDFELQEILRKGSFTLQGRRVRVYQPEYEEPWALGLVTQHSLGTHIMEVTLDQVRWPPVPSTPTPKPLHSHATQTTPDLPRPTCQT; encoded by the exons ATGGGAGACTCTCTGGGTCTGGTTGGAAAGAGGTTGCTGCTTCTCTTTCGCGACGGGGGCTCCTCTGCAGGACCCGAACAGGAGCAGGCCGTCTGGACGCGCAGCTGGGTCCGAGGGACAGTCCGGGCGGTCAGCGTGATTGGTTTGGCCAGTCCCGGGGTAGAGGTGAGCGGCGAAGAGggaacaacaacagcaacagcagcagcgggGCTGACG GTGTTTGTGGAATTTGAGGACTGTCCCTGGCGCGCCCGTTCGTGGGTGCAGGTTTACGGGGATGAGGTCCTGGCAGTGCTGGTGGAGAGCTCCATCGTCTGGGCGACACGCAGCGAGCCAAACCTGCCGGGACCCGGAGTCGCGCCCGTCTCAGTCTGCCCCGCGCTG GCCTTTCGACCGCTAGTGGACCGCCTGGGTTTGGGGTCCCTGGTTCCTGTGGAGTTTTTTGGGAGCAGAATCCTGAACTTCGTCCCCGATGGAAACTCTCTGCAGCCGTTTGAG GTGGAGCAGGACCTGAGACACGCCCTCCTGCAGGAGCAGCCGTCCCTGCAGACGGAGGTGGGACTGTGGAGCAGCGACTTTGAGCTGCAGGAGATCCTGAGGAAGG GGTCGTTCACCCTCCAGGGGCGACGGGTTCGAGTCTACCAGCCGGAGTACGAGGAGCCCTGGGCACTGGGCCTGGTTACCCAGCACAGCCTGGGCACCCACATCATGGAGGTCACCTTGGACCAGGTGCGCTGGCCTCCTGTCCCCTCAACCCCAACCCCTAAACCCCTACACAGCCACGCCACCCAAACCACCCCTGACCTACCACGCCCCACATGCCAAACCTGA
- the LOC135249690 gene encoding lysine-specific demethylase 3B-like has protein sequence MSEDVLSTLSGVVGWRRKESDGGKGDGGRRRRNASESEGDAVLKRFKGAGEGDAQGQNGGGASEAMEEGLVAWGGGARLGNSSNSSPAPEVGQPQGQGSPNPSVPPGQSGLRFVSYAKENERALGGQDRPAPGDPTAPPTPTLPPLKPAPSPFSNTSFPSLGQMPSLVPGGSPKPAAASAPEKEGRLAFPSAPAPLVSPGPASSHLSEAGPPAAPLGFSQTPPSWGGAPTESSKAAAGFRMSQPLFGEARVATPAQTNGTAGPDARPFGFLFGAKEEPARDAESSPNLFFQCMGQTAGAGPAAAATGAAAAVAKGTNYFTVVSESLGKEPPSLFKPAPPAESLKKAALPPAPPPLFGPAHSLLKDPSKAPEAPLSGNGAVLNKPFGVDAMPKLSTGFPGGVGSGGLRGSGLGMGGLATGGMGGGLGLLAKAKGSEAHENLFLQTPKREEPSNPFLAFTEKLSHSPFSGLPSPQTAASASAAPSAAGASVSGPAEADGLGVPAESKPNLFTMSEQPRALLSSSFTAVSSSSSPVSTLAPKPSAGLPDAPQAPPQSGEGPGGGPADGGAIEQTGFSVFGGGNGDAPQKFALEDRGASSKRDSDSSSNSDLSDLSEAEEPLDGEPDPLPLRSAADDKGKGKGVGKSRPRSKPFKVGQSVLKDQTKVRRLKQSGESFLQDGSCINVAPHLHKCRECRLERYRKFREQESDDDDPNVACRFFHFRRLAFTRKGVLRVEGFLSPQQSDPLAMGLWLPSPNAQEGLDLDTSKYILANVGDQFCQLVMSEKEAMMMVEPHQKVAWKRAVRGVREMCDVCETTLFNIHWVCRKCGFGVCLDCYRLRKSRPQEEPDEALDDEVFSWLKCAKGQPHEPQNLMPTQIIPGTALYNIGDMVHAARGKWGIKANCPCTSRHTKPLVRPSAPNGLSQSGVNSSGGATGATPRTDGDLATTPSPSMVKTEPVAEGGIEPTGDITGSNNAPPPPKESRPPGTDSASSSALHWLADLATQKAKEETKGEKDPGSLRSVMSRDGRSPFGLDSLGTLSKPSSSLSSPKLFNSLLLGSGGAQPKAEGSSLRDLLNSGPGKLPQGPSDPGVPFPSVFSTSSGGDKSKGSLPNFLDHIIASVVETKKAEFRRGGADGAEAGSVGRRDGVMGLSVLDPHTSHSWLCDGRLLCLQDPSNGNNWKIFRECWKQGQPVLVSGIHKKLNGGLWRPEAFSREFGDQDVDLVNCRNCAIISDVKVREFWDGFQVISKRLQGSDGQPMVLKLKDWPPGEDFRDMMPTRFDDLMENLPLPEYTKRDGRLNLAARLPDFFVRPDLGPKMYNAYGLTSSEDRKVGTTNLHLDVSDAVNVMVYVGIPEGEGDFQQDAVPNGFAEVMTTIAEGDVDEVTMRRIYEAKEKPGALWHIYAAKDAEKIRELLRKVGEEQGQENPPDHDPIHDQSWYLDQVLRRRLLEEYGVQGWAIVQFLGDAVFIPAGAPHQVHNLYSCIKAAEDFVSPEHVKHCFRLTQEFRHLSNTHSNHEDKLQVKNIIYHAVKDAVGTLRAHEPKLGRS, from the exons ATGTCTGAGGATGTGCTGAGT accctgTCGGGCGTTGTGGGCTGGCGCAGGAAGGAGAGCGATGGCGGAAAGGGGGACGGCGGGCGTCGCCGTAGGAACGCCTCGGAGAGCGAGGGGGACGCCGTGCTCAAGCGCTTCAAGGGCGCGGGGGAGGGCGACGCCCAGGGACAgaacgggggcggggccagcgagGCCATGGAGGAGGGCCTGGtggcctgggggggcggggccagactGGGGAACAGTAGCAACAGCAGCCCCGCCCCGGAGGTGGGCCAGCCCCAGGGCCAGGGCTCCCCGAATCCCAGCGTCCCGCCGGGGCAGTCCGGCCTGCGCTTCGTCTCCTACGCCAAGGAGAACGAGCGGGCGCTGGGGGGGCAGGACAGACCGGCCCCCGGGGACCCCacggcccctcccacccccacgcTGCCCCCCCTCAAACCCgcaccctcccccttctccaacacctccttcccctccctggggCAGATGCCCAGCCTGGTCCCGGGGGGGTCCCCCAAacccgccgccgcctccgcgcCCGAGAAGGAGGGGCGTCTGGCGTTCCCctcggcccccgcccccctggtctcccccggccccgcctcctcgcACCTCTCTGAGGCGGGGCCCCCCGCTGCCCCGCTCGGCTTCAGCCAGACGCCCCCCAGCTGGGGAGGGGCCCCGACCGAG AGCTCCAAGGCGGCGGCGGGGTTCCGGATGTCCCAGCCGCTCTTTGGCGAGGCGCGGGTGGCGACCCCCGCGCAGACCAACGGCACGGCGGGCCCGGACGCCCGGCCTTTCGGGTTCCTGTTCGGGGCCAAAGAGGAGCCGGCGCGGGACGCGGAGTCCTCGCCGAACCTGTTCTTCCAGTGCATGGGCCAGACGGCCGGGGCCGGGCCGGCCGCAGCCGCCaccggcgccgccgccgccgtcgccaaGGGCACCAACTACTTCACCGTGGTGTCGGAGAGCCTGGGCAAGGAGCCGCCCAGCCTGTtcaaacccgccccccccgccgagAGCCTCAAAAAGGCCGCCCTCCCACCCGCGCCCCCGCCACTCttcggccccgcccacagcctgCTGAAGGACCCCAGCAAGGCGCCCGAGGCCCCGCTGTCTGGGAACGGGGCCGTGCTCAACAAACCCTTCGGGGTGGACGCCATGCCCAAACTCTCGACGGGCTTCCCCGGGGGCGTGGGCTCTGGGGGTCTGAGGGGGTCCGGCCTGGGAATGGGGGGTCTGGCGACCGGCGGTATGGGGGGCGGGTTGGGCCTGCTGGCCAAAGCCAAGGGCTCGGAGGCGCACGAGAACCTTTTCCTGCAGACTCCGAAACGCGAGGAGCCCTCCAACCCCTTCCTGGCCTTCACCGAAAAGCTGTCCCACAGCCCCTTCAGCGGACTGCCGTCCCCCCAGACCGCCGCCTCTGCCTCCGCCGCCCCGTCCGCCGCCGGAGCCAGCGTTTCGGGTCCCGCGGAGGCGGACGGCCTGGGCGTCCCGGCGGAGAGCAAGCCCAACCTGTTCACCATGTCGGAGCAGCCGAGGGCCCTCCTGTCTTCCTCCTTTACCGccgtctcctcttcctcctcgcccGTTTCCACGCTCGCCCCGAAACCCTCTGCGGGCCTGCCGGACGCCCCGCAGGCCCCCCCGCAGAGCGGGGAGGGGCCGGGCGGGGGCCCCGCGGACGGGGGCGCCATCGAGCAGACCGGGTTCTCGGTCTTCGGTGGCGGGAACGGCGACGCCCCTCAGAAGTTCGCGCTGGAGGACCGGGGCGCCTCGTCGAAGCGGGACTCGGACTCCAGCTCCAACAGCGACCTGTCGGACCTGAGCGAGGCCGAGGAGCCGCTGGACGGCGAGCCGGACCCCCTGCCGCTGCGCTCCGCCGCCGACGACAAGGGCAAAGGCAAGGGCGTGGGGAAGAGCCGCCCCCGCAGCAAGCCTTTCAAAG TTGGGCAGTCGGTGCTGAAGGACCAGACGAAGGTGCGGCGGCTGAAGCAGTCGGGGGAGTCCTTCCTGCAGGACGGCTCCTGCATCAACGTGGCGCCCCACCTGCACAAGTGCCGCGAGTGCCGCCTGGAGCGCTACCGCAAGTTCCGCGAGCAGGAGTCCGACGACGACGACCCCAACGTGGCCTGCCGCTTCTTCCACTtccgcag GCTGGCGTTCACGCGGAAGGGCGTCCTGCGGGTGGAGGGCTTCCTGAGCCCCCAGCAGAGCGACCCGCTGGCCATGGGGCTCTGGCTCCCCTCCCCAAACGCGCAGGAGGGCCTGGACCTCGACACCTCCAAGTACATCCTGGCCAACGTGGGCGACCAGTTCTGCCAGCTCGTCATGTCCGAGAAGGAGGCCATGATGATGGTGGAGCCGCACC AGAAGGTGGCATGGAAGCGGGCGGTGCGGGGCGTCAGGGAGATGTGTGACGTGTGCGAGACGACGCTCTTCAACATCCACTGGGTGTGCCGCAAGTGCGGCTTCGGCGTCTGCCTGGACTGCTACAGACTGCGCAAGAGCCGGCCGCAGGAGG AGCCGGATGAAGCTCTGGATGACGAGGTGTTCTCCTGGCTCAAGTGTGCGAAGGGGCAGCCGCACGAGCCCCAGAACCTCATGCCCACTCAGATCATCCCTGGGACAG CTCTCTACAACATCGGGGACATGGTGCACGCTGCACGGGGCAAGTGGGGCATTAAAGCCAACTGCCCCTGCACCAGCCGACACACCAAGCCCCTGGTGCGGCCCAGCGCCCCAAACGGCCTCTCACAG TCTGGCGTTAACTCCAGCGGGGGCGCCACTGGTGCCACGCCCAGAACAGACGGCGATTTGGCGACCACGCCCTCGCCATCGATGGTCAAGACAGAGCCGGTGGCAGAAGGCGGGATCGAGCCCACCGGCGACATAACCGGCAGTAACAACGCCCCGCCTCCTCCTAAAGAGTCCCGCCCCCCCGGAAcagactccgcctcctcctccgcccttCATTGGCTGGCAGACCTGGCGACCCAGAAGGCCAAAGAGGAGACTAAAGGTGAGAAAG accccggCTCTCTGCGGTCGGTGATGTCCCGGGACGGTCGCTCACCCTTTGGGCTGGACTCCCTGGGCACCCTGTCCAAGCCCTCGTCCTCCCTGTCCAGCCCCAAGCTCTTCAACAGCCTGCTGCTGGGGTCCGGGGGGGCCCAGCCCAAAGCGGAGGGGTCCAGCCTGCGGGACCTGCTCAACTCTGGGCCCGGGAAGCTGCCCCAGGGCCCCTCCGACCCCGGCGTACCCTTCCCCTCCGTCTTCTCCACGTCCTCAGGG ggTGATAAGTCCAAGGGCAGCCTGCCTAACTTCCTGGATCACATCATCGCGTCGGTGGTGGAGACGAAGAAGGCGGAGTttcggcggggcggggccgatGGGGCGGAGGCGGGGTCAGTGGGCCGGCGGGACGGCGTTATGGGCCTGAGCGTGCTGgacccccacacctcccactcCTGGCTCTGCGACGGGCGGCTGCTCTGCCTGCAGGACCCCAGCAACGGCAACAACTGGAAGATCTTCCGCGAGTGCTGGAAGCAGGGCCAG CCTGTGCTGGTGTCAGGGATTCATAAGAAACTGAACGGGGGCCTGTGGAGACCGGAGGCCTTCAGCAGGGAGTTTGGCGACCAGGACGTGGACCTGGTCAACTGCCGGAACTGCGCCATCATCTCCGACGTCAAAGTGCGGGAATTCTGGGACGGCTTCCAGGTCATCTCCA agcGGCTGCAGGGGAGTGACGGGCAGCCAATGGTGCTGAAACTGAAGGACTGGCCTCCTGGAGAGGACTTTAGAGACATGATGCCAACACG gtttGATGATCTGATGGAAAACCTGCCCCTCCCAGAATACACCAAGCGGGACGGGCGGCTCAACCTGGCCGCTCGCTTACCCGACTTCTTCGTGCGGCCGGACCTGGGACCCAAGATGTACAACGCATACG GCTTGACCTCCTCGGAGGACAGGAAGGTGGGCACGACCAACCTGCACCTGGACGTGTCGGACGCCGTCAACGTCATGGTGTACGTGGGCATCcccgagggagagggagacttcCAGCAGG ACGCAGTCCCCAATGGATTTGCAG AGGTCATGACGACGATAGCGGAGGGGGACGTGGACGAGGTGACGATGCGGCGGATCTACGAGGCGAAGGAGAAGCCCGGCGCCCTCTGGCACATCTACGCCGCCAAGGACGCGGAGAAGATCCGCGAGCTGCTTCgcaag gtgggggaggagcaggggcaggagaACCCGCCGGACCACGACCCGATCCACGACCAGAGCTGGTACCTGGACCAGGTGCTGCGGCGGCGGCTGCTGGAGGAGTACGGGGTGCAGGGCTGGGCCATCGTGCAGTTCCTGGGGGACGCCGTCTTCATCCCCGCGGGGGCCCCGCACCAg gTTCATAACCTGTACAGCTGCATCAAAGCGGCCGAAGACTTTGTCTCCCCGGAGCACGTGAAGCACTGTTTCAGACTGACACAGGAGTTCAGACACCTGTCCAACACACACTCCAACCACGAGGACAAGCTCCAG GTGAAGAACATCATCTACCACGCCGTGAAGGACGCGGTCGGGACGCTGAGGGCCCACGAACCGAAGCTGGGGCGCTCTTAG
- the LOC135249800 gene encoding spondin-2-like, translating into MMSSELLSPGWLQQLLLVLLKLTASCAGPTRPANGTACPTREPASYILVFTGHWSPQTFPKQYPLFRPPAQWSKLIAVTHSAQFRLWQEGALASAGVQSFAERGLTVGLMKEAREGRKRRAVGAMYRTAGIPTGIGHSSTELQLLPRNPLLSLMVRVIPSPDWFVGVDSLSLCKGGQWQEEVTVDLHPFDAGTDSGFTFSSPNYPTVPPENITQITSQNPNHPANSFFYPRLQELPPLATIRLLRQTRGSTHQNTLSNHILPHLNTPQRFSETPLDCEVSLWSSWGLCLGPCGKEGVRYRTRYILLRPSNSGTPCPELEEQAECSPAQCPKQH; encoded by the exons ATGATGTCATCGGAACTCCTTTCTCCTGGttggctgcagcagctgctgctggtgctgctgaagCTCACCGCGTCGTGCGCGGGCCCCACGAGGCCAGCCAATGGGACGGCCTGCCCGACGCGAGAGCCCGCCTCCTACATCCTGGTGTTCACGGGCCACTGGAGCCCCCAGACCTTCCCGAAACAGTACCCCCTGTTCCGGCCCCCTGCGCAGTGGTCCAAGCTCATAG CGGTGACCCACAGCGCGCAGTTCCGGCTCTGGCAGGAGGGGGCGCTGGCGAGCGCGGGGGTGCAGAGCTTCGCGGAGCGGGGGTTGACGGTGGGCCTGATGAAGGAGGCGCGGGAGGGGCGGAAGAGGCGGGCGGTGGGGGCCATGTACCGAACCGCCGGCATCCCCACCGGGATCGGGCACAGCTCCACAGAGCTCCAGCTGCTGCCCCGGAACCCCCTG CTGTCTCTGATGGTGAGGGTAATCCCCAGCCCTGATTGGTTCGTTGGGGTGGACAGCCTCAGCCTGTGCAAAGGGGGCCAGTGGCAGGAGGAGGTGACCGTTGACCTCCACCCGTTCGACGCGGGGACGGACAGCGGCTTCACCTTCTCCTCCCCAAACTACCCCACCGTGCCGCCAGAGAACATCACACAG atCACGTCGCAGAACCCCAACCATCCGGCGAACTCCTTCTTCTACCCCCGTCTACAAGAGCTCCCCCCGCTGGCCACGATTAGGCTCCTGCGCCAGACCCGAGGCTCCACCCACCAAAACACACTGTCCAATCACATCCTGCCTCATCTCAACACGCCCCAGCGATTCTCAG AAACTCCGCTGGACTGTGAGGTGTCTCTCTGGTCGTCCTGGGGTCTCTGTCTGGGACCCTGCGGCAAGGAGGGGGTCCGGTACCGTACCCGCTACATCCTGCTGCGCCCCTCCAACAGCGGCACCCCCTGTCccgagctggaggagcaggccGAGTGCAGCCCGGCCCAGTGCCCCaaacagcactga